The stretch of DNA GCTGATTTCCCGCCCACCCACCCGATTGCCCCGCGGCTGAATTTTCAGCCCCTCCGGCGTTCTGTGGGCGCGGGAAAGAAACTTCCGCGGGTAAGGGAACGGCAAAGGCGGGACGTTCGTTACCCCATGCATGACAGCTATGACCCCCGGCTCGAACATCCCCCTCTCCGCCCCCCGCGTGGCGGTGGACGTCGCCGCTCCGGTGCGGCTCGACGTATCGGGCCTGCTGCTCACCGCCGACGGCAAGGTGCGCTCCGACGACGACTTCATCTTCTTCAACCAGCCCTCGGGCCCCGGTGTGACCTACCAGTCGGGTGGCGGTACGACCCCCGACAAGATCACGGTGGACACCACCGCCGTGCCCGCCGGCATCGAGAAGATCGTCGTCACCGCCAGCCCGGACGCGGCGGGCCAGACCTTCCAGGGCATCGAGCCCACCGCCACCATCCGCAACGCGGACGACGGTTCCGTCCTCGCCACGTTCACGCCCCCGCAGCTCGGCGGCGAGACCGCCCTGGTGATCGTCGAGGTCTATCTGCGCAACGGCGCGTGGAAGGCGCGCGCCGTCGGTCAGGGGTACTCGAACGGCCTGGCCGGCATCGCGACGGACTTCGGGGTCTCGGTCGAGGAGCCCGCGGCCCCGGCCGCTCCGGCCGCCGCCGCACCCGCACCCGCCGCCCCGATGGCGCCGCCGTCCGGCGCCCCGGTCCAGGGCCCGCCCCCGCCGGTCGCCGACCCCCGCCTCGCGGCACCGGCCGCGCCCGCCGCTCCCCCGGCGCCCGCGGCCCCCGCGCCCGGTGCCGGGAAGATCAACCTGGACAAGGGCCGGGTCAGCCTCCAGAAGAACCAGACCGTGTCCCTGGTCAAGGGCGGCAAGCCGTTCCTCTCGCAGGTCAAGATGGGCCTGGGCTGGGAGCCCGCGTACGGCGGCAAGGACATCGACCTCGACGCCTCCGTCATCGCGTACGGCCCGCAGCGCAACCACGTGGACAGCTGCTACTTCGGCAAGCTGTCGATCGTGAACGGCGCGATCAAGCACTCCGGCGACAACCTCACGGGTGAGGGCGGCGGTGACGACGAGGTGATCGTCGTGGACCTGGGCCGTCTGCCGCAGGACGTGACGGGTCTCGTCTTCACGGTGAACTCGTTCTCGGGTCAGAAGTTCACGCAGGTCGCCAAGGCGTACTGCCGTCTGCTCGACGCGGCGACGGGCGAGGAGCTCGTCCGCTTCGACCTCACGAACGCCGAGGCGCAGACGGGCGTCATGATGGCCAAGCTCATCAAGCAGTTCACGGGCGAGTGGGAAATGACCGCCATGGGTGACTTCGTGAAGTCACGGACCGTGCGCGGAATGGTGAAGCCCGCGGCGCAGGCTCTGTAGCCGGGGCGGGCATGCGCAGGGGCGGCCGCCAGGAGGACTCCTCCCGGCGGCCGCCCCTTTGTCGTACGCAGATCAGGGGATCAGAGCTTGGCCAGCTTGGGGTACGGGCTCAGGAACCTTCCCTGGCGGCCCGCGAAGTCGATGACCACCGCTTCCTCGCCTTCGACTCCGACGATGCGTCCGAGTCCGTACTGGTCGTGCGAGACCCGGTCGCCCACGGCGAACTGCTCGATGGGCGGTGCGGGCGGCGGCGGAACGTTAAAGGGGCTGTTCGGCAGGTGGCGTCGGGTACCGGGGGGCCTCGTCATGTTCTGAGTATGCGCCCTCCGGACCCCGGCGCACCATGCTCCGAGCTCACACGGTCCTCACATCGGCATCAAACCGACACACAATTTCCCATTCCCCGTAGCGTTACGTATTTACTCCGTCGCACCGCGCGCACATGTGTGCCCCAGGCGCCCCGCTCAGAACAAGGCGCTGTAGGCATTCAGGGCGGGCTGCCCGCCGAGGTGGGCGTACAGGACGGTGGCGTCGCGTGCGATCTCTCCCCTGTCCACCAGGTCGATCATCCCGGCCATCGACTTCCCCTCGTAGACCGGGTCGGTCACCATGCCCTCCGTGCGGGCGGCGAGCCGCATCGCGTCGAGGGTCGCCTCGTCCGGGAGCCCGTAGGTGCCCGCGTGGTAGCGCGCGTCCAGCTCGATGTCGGCGTCCTTCACCTCTGCCTGCACTCCGATGAGTTCGGCCGTCCCGCGCGTGATCCTGGCGATCTGCTCGCGGGTGCGGCCGGGATCGGCGGAGGCGTCGATGCCGAGAACGCGACGGGGGCGGCCGCCCTCCTCCGCGAGCGCGGCGAATCCGGCGACCATGCCCGCCTGCGTGGACCCGGTCACCGAGCAGACCACGACGGTGTCGAAGAAGACCCCCAACTCCTCCTCCTGCTCGGCCACTTCGTACGCCCAGCGCGCGAAGCCGAGGCCGCCGAGAGGGTGCTCGGAGCAGCCCGCCGGGATCGCGTAAGGCCTGCCGCCCGCCTCCTCGACCTCGCGCACCGCCCGCTCCCAGCTCTCCTTGATGCCGATGCCGAATCCGGCGCGTACGAGGCGTACGTCGGCGCCCGCGAGCCTGCTGATGAGGATGTTGCCGACCTTGTCGTAGACGGAGTCGGGCCAGTCGACCCAGCTCTCCTGGACCAGCACGCACTTGAGCCCGGCGCGGGCGGCCACGGCCGCGACCTGACGGGTGTGGTTGGACTGGACGCCGCCGATCGACACGAGGGTGTCGCAGCCCTGGGCGAGGGCGTCGGCGACCAGATACTCCAGCTTGCGGGTCTTGTTGCCGCCGTACGCGATGCCGGAGTTGCAGTCCTCCCGCTTGGCCCAGAGCGCGGCGCCGCCGAGGTGGTGGCTGAGCCGGTCGAGGGGGTGGACGGGCGAGGGGCCGAAGAGGAGGGGGTAGCGGGCGTAGGAGTCGAGGGGCGCGAGGGGCACGGACACAGGGCCTCCGGGAGGTTCAGGGGTGGGCGAGTTCTTCCAGGACGCGCCAGATCTCCGTGGTGACGGCCGCCGCCGCTTCCGGGTCGCCGTCCGCGCACGCGTCGATAAGACGCTCGTGCAGTTCGGCGGAGCCGCAGGCCACGCCCTCGCCGAAGCGCTGCCTCTCCAGGCGGCGTATGAGGGGGGTGTAGCGGGCGATGGTGGCCGCCGCCGCCCTGTTGCCGCAGGCCGCGACGAGGACACCGTGCAGGTCGTCGTCGGCCCGCAGGGCCTCCTCCACGTCGCCGGACGCGACGGCCGCCGCGAACCGGCGGTTGGCTTCCCGCATGGCGTAGAGGTGCGCGGGCCCCAGGCGGGGCACCGCGCTGCGGGCGGCCAGTTCGTGCATGGCGCGGACGACGGCCGCCGCGTCCCTGACGCCGGCCGCGTCCAGCGGCGTCACGCGGGTGTGGCTCTGCGGTTTGGTCTCCAGGAGGCCTTCGTCGACGAGCCGCGCGAACGCCTCACGGACGGGCGCGCGGGACAGGCCGAGCGACGCGGCGAGGTCGGCGTCCCGCACGACGCTGCCCGGCGGGATGTCACCGCCGACGATCGCGTCACGGATCGATGCGTACGCCTGGTCCCTGAGGAGGGTGCGGCGCACCGGTTGCATGGCTCCCATGCGCTGAAATGTTAGATGTCAATTTCCTTGGCGGGCAAGGGTGTTGACGGGCCTGCCGCGGAAACCCCCGTCCAAGCCCTAGCCGCGCTGCCGCCGCCACGGCCCGGTGATCGCCAGCAAGATGCCGGGCGACTGGATGCTGGCGTAGAGCGTCTTGCCGTCGGGCGAGAACGTGACGCCGGCGAATTCGCTGTAGGAGGGCTTCTCGGGCGTGCCCGCGTTGAGTTCGTTGCGCGCGATCGGGTACGTACGGCCGCGCTCGGTCGCCCCGAAGAGGTGCTGGATGCCGTTGCCGTCCTCGGCGATGACGAGGCCGCCGTAGGGGGAGACTGTGATGTTGTCCGGGCTGTCGAAGGCGCCGTCCTTGGAGGGGTCGGGGTTGACGCCGAGGAGGACCTTCAGGGTCAGGGTGCGGCGGGCCGGGTGGTAGAACCACACCTGGCCGTCGTGCTGGACCGGGCTCTCGTCGCGGGCGTACGAGGCGACGATGTAGGCGCCGCCGTCGCCCCACCACATGCCTTCGAGCTTGCGGGCGCGCGTGATGTCGCCGTCGTCGAACTGCTCGCGCACCGGGACCGTGCGGGCGTCGCGGTCGGGCACCTCGACCCAGTCCACGCCGTAGACGGTGCCGATCTTGGTGGCGCGGGACAGGTCGTCCACGAAACGGCCGCCGGAGTCGTAGCACTTGGGCGCCTTCAGGACGCCCGCGTCGTCGGCGAGGGCGCGCAGCTTGCCGCGGCCGTGCTCGAAGCCCTGCGGCGGGGTCCAGCGGTAGATCAGGCCGTTGGGCTCGTCGGCGTCCTCGGTGAGGTAGAGGTGGCCGCGTTTGGGGTCGACGACGACGGCCTCGTGGGCGTAGCGGCCAAGAGCCTTGATCGGCTTGGGTGCCCGGTTGGCACGCCGGTCGTAGGGGTCGACCTCGAAGACGTAGCCGTGGTCCTTGGTCATGCCGTTCTGGCCGGCCTTGTCCTCGGTCTCCTCGCAGGTCAGCCAGGTGCCCCAGGGGGTGCTGCCGCCCGCGCAGTTGGTGGCGGTGCCCGCGATGCCGACCCACTCGGCGACGTGTCCGTCGCGGCGGACCTCGACGACGGTGCAGCCGCCGGACGCGGCCGGGTCGTAGACGAGGCCTTCGGTGAGGGGGACCGGGTGCTTCCACTTGGAGCGGGGGCCGCTCAGCTCGTGGTTGTTGACGAGCAGCGTCACGCCGCGCGGGCCCTCGAAGGTGGCGGTGCCGTCGTGGTTGGACGGCGTGAACTCGCCGGTCTCCAGCTTCGTCTTTCCGCTGTGCGTGAGGACGCGGTACGAGAATCCGGCGGGCAGCGCGAGCAGGCCGTCCGGGTCGGGGACGAGGGGGCCGTAGCCGGGGGCGCCGTACGTCGCGTCGGCGCCCTCCGCGTCGACGCCTTCCGTCTCGGTGGCGGCGAGCGCGCCGGGTGCGGTGGCGAGCGCGCCGACGCTGCCGGCAAGGGCGACCCCCGCACCGGTGACCGCGGAGCGTCTGGCGAAGTCCCTGCGAGTGAGCGACATGATGTCTCCTGAGGCGCGTACGAGCGGGCTACGGGCTGACTGTGTACGTGCTGCGACTCCCGGCCTGCATACTTCCAGTTTCGGCCGGGCTGCTGTCGGCGTCACGTTCTCGCTCGCGTATAAACAGCGGTTGAACGCTGTTCGACGTCGAGGGGCTACCTTCCATGAACCTGCCGGCCACCGGTCGCCGTGTCCTGATCAGCGGGGCCTCCCGAGGCCTGGGCAGAGCCCTGGCGCAGGCCTTCGCCACGAGCGGCGACCGCGTCGCGGTGCACTACGGCTCGCGCGAGGACGAGGCACGCGCGACGCTCGCCTCGCTCAAGGGCGAGGGCCATGCGCTGGTGGGCGGGGACCTGTCGGATCCGGCGGGCGCGGCGGACGTCGCGGGACGGGCCGCCGGCGCGCTCGGGGGCCTGGACGTCCTGGTCAACAACGCCGCCGTGAACCTGCCGCACCCCCTCGCCGACACGTCGTACGAGGACTGGGCGGCGCTCTGGCAGCGGCACGTGTCGGTGAACCTCCTGGCCACGGCGAACCTCAGCCACCTGGCTGCCCGCCGGATGATCGACCAGGGCACGGGTGGCCGCATCGTGAACATCGGCTCGCGCGGCGCGTTCCGCGGGGAGCCCGACCACCCGGCGTACGGGGCGACCAAGGCCGCCGTGCACGCGCTCGGCCAGTCCCTCGCGGTGTCGCTCGCGCCGTACGGGATCGCGGTGGCGTCGGTGGCGCCCGGCTTCTTCGAGACGGAGAGGGTCGCGCACCGGCTGAGCGGGGAGGAGGGCGCGGCGATCCGCGCGCAGAGCCCGTTCGGGCGGGCGGGCACGGCGGAGGAGATCGCGGCGGCGGTGCTGTGGCTCGCGTCCCCGGTGGCGGAGTGGGCGTCGGGCACGGTCCTGGACCTCAATGGCGCTTCACATCTGCGTACGTGAAAACGGAATCGGCGCACGTGAGCCACTGGTTGGAAGAGTCTTCGTAAACAAGGTCAACACGCGCGGATCACACGCAAAGCCAAGATTTCGTGCAGAACGCCTTGACCCGCGATCCACACGGCAATAGACATCACCTACGTGCATCACCCGTAGGGGAGGCGAGCCGCGTGGACGCACAGCAGGCACGCAGTCTCCATGAGGACCGGCTGATGAAGCTGGCCAATGTCACCGGTGTCGGCACCGGGAGGGACGAGAACTCGGGTACGGACGTGATCGTCGTCTTCGTCACCCGCAAAGTTCCCCGTGACCGGCTCCGTGACGAAGACGTGGTTCCGGAGGTGCTCGAAGGCGTCCCCGTGCGCGTACTCGCGATCGGCGGCGTCGACGCCCAGGCCCAGGCCTAGGACGAGGCCAAGGACAGAGCACGGACCGGAACTCCGACCCTGCAATGAAGGCGAAGAGGTGGTCTGGCGTGAGCCAGCCCGAATTGATGCGAGGACCCACCGGCGGTCAGCTCAGTGACAGCTCCCGCCAGCAGGCGACATCCGACTTCCTGCGGCCCCAGTCGCCGCTGGCCAACGTCGTCGGCTTCGGCCACGGCGTGAAGTGGACCGAGGGACAGCCCACCGGCGAACCGGCCGTCATCGTGTTCGTCACCCAGAAGGTCCCGGAGTCCATGCTCCCTGAGCGGGACGTCGTCCCGCGCCAGATGGACGACGGTACGCCCACCGACATCGTCGCGGTCGGCCATGTCGCCGCGCAGCGGCAGCAGCGCAAGTCCGGCCGCACCGATGACCGCTCCTCGGGGACGTACGACGCCGACGGCAGCGTGAGCGAGCAGCTCGCGGGCCTGACGCAGCCCCAGCTTCAAGAGCTCGGCGGGCTCGGCGCGTTCGAGCCGCAGCTCCTCAAGCGCCGGATGCGCCCGTGCCCCGCCGGCGCCTCGGTCGGCAACGTACGCGTGACGGCAGGCACGCTCGGCAGCGTGGTCTACGACTTCCTGCCCGGCGCCTCCGTCGACCCGCCGGCCTCCGGCCTCGGCGTACCGGCGAAGTTCTACATCCTCTCCAACAACCACGTGCTCGCCGACTCCAACCGCGCCCAGATGGGCAGCTCGATCGTGCAGCCGGGTGTCTTCGACGGCGGCCAGGACCCGGCCGACCGCATCGCGACCCTGGAGCGCTTCATCACGATCCAGTTCGCCCCGCAGATTCCGCTGGAGCGGCACAACAACGTCGTCGACGCGGCGCTCGGCACCGTCGACTTCCAGGACGCGACCCGCGAGACGTACTTCAGCGGCGCGCCGCGCGCCTGGCGCCGCAAGGCGAACGTCGCGGTCGGCGACCACGTGAAGAAGACCGGCCGTACGACCAACATCTCCTTCGGCCGGATCATCGCCGTCGACGCGACCATCGACGTCAACTACGGCACGGCGGGCACGGCCCGCTTCAAGGACCAGATCCTGACGACGAACATCTCCGCGGGCGGCGACTCGGGGTCCTTGGTGACCTCGCTCGACAACGTCGCGATGGGGCTGCTGTTCGCCGGATCGTCCACCGTGACGGTGCTCAACCACCTCGAGAACGTCCGCGCGCTGCTGCGGGTGGAGATCTCCGAGCAGCTGGCCTGACCGGCCTCACCACGAGAGGAGGGCTTCATGACCACTCAGGCACGCAAGCAGAAGGGCCAGGCCCGCGCGGAGCACCGCTTCCACAACCCGCAGGGCGCCGAGGTCAAGACGCGCGACGAGGCATTCGCCGCGCCCCAGGACGTGTCCGCCGAGGCGGTCTCCACCACCTGCAAGCTGGAGCTGCACAACGGCGCGATCACGTTCGCCATCGAAGTGAAGTACAACCCCAACACCTACCCGCACGTGGTGACCGGCGGCCAGATCACCTCCGGCATCTGCGGCGCACCCTGGGACATCACGGGCGGCCTCATAGGCGACAACATGCGCCTGGACGCCAAGCGGACGGGTCAGGGCTCCTGCGCCAACACGATCACGATCGTCGGCGAGTACCAGAACCCTCCGGCGTACCGGGGGACGTACGGCTTCGACGGCGCGACATCGTCGTTCAAGCACACGACGAAGTACGAGTGCTGAGCTGAACCGGGCACCTGCCGGGCCGCATCGGCGGCCCGGCAGGTGCCCGAACGCGTCACATGCCTTGCTGCGAGCGGGCCTTGAACGCCGCCTTGCGCGCTTCCTTGGCCACCTTCTTGTCGGGGTGCAGCCGCCCCATCGCCTCCAACACGTCCGCGGTGGCGGGGTGTTCGACCCGCCAGGCCGCGGCGAAGAACCCGCTGTGCTGCTCGGAGAGGCCCTCCACGAGACCCTGCAGCTCATCGGAGTTGCCCTCGGCGGCGAGCTGCGCGGCGATCGTGTCGATGGTCAGCCAGAAGACCATCGCCTCGGAGGGCGCGGGCACGTCGGCCGCCCCGTGCTCGGCGAGCCACACCCGGGCGAGCCCACCGAGCTCGGCGTCGTCGAGCACCTCACGCAGCGCGGGCTCCGCCTCGCCGCCCACCAGCGAGAGCGCCTGCTGGCACCGGAGCCGCCTGAGCGGCGCCCCCTCGTCCCCGCCCCGTGCGGCAGCAAGCAACTCCCTTGCCGCGTCCAGCGGTTCGTGCCGGGCGAGCCACTGCTCGATCTCGGCCTGCGCGGCGGCCTGCGGGAAACCGGCCGTCCCTTCCAGCAGCGCGTCGGCGCCCTTGTCCGCGAGGTCGCCGACCGCGGGGGCGTCCACCCCCGCTTCCAGCATCCGCGCCCGGATGCCGTACACCCCGAGGGGCGTCAGCTTGACCATGCCGTACCGGGTGACGTCCTCGTCGTCGTCCGGCAGCGGCGCCTCGGCCTCGTCGATGTCCACCATGAGGGCCTCGTCGACCGGCTGGTACTCGACGAGCCCGAGCGGCTCGAAGAGCCGGA from Streptomyces sp. BA2 encodes:
- a CDS encoding alkaline phosphatase PhoX gives rise to the protein MSLTRRDFARRSAVTGAGVALAGSVGALATAPGALAATETEGVDAEGADATYGAPGYGPLVPDPDGLLALPAGFSYRVLTHSGKTKLETGEFTPSNHDGTATFEGPRGVTLLVNNHELSGPRSKWKHPVPLTEGLVYDPAASGGCTVVEVRRDGHVAEWVGIAGTATNCAGGSTPWGTWLTCEETEDKAGQNGMTKDHGYVFEVDPYDRRANRAPKPIKALGRYAHEAVVVDPKRGHLYLTEDADEPNGLIYRWTPPQGFEHGRGKLRALADDAGVLKAPKCYDSGGRFVDDLSRATKIGTVYGVDWVEVPDRDARTVPVREQFDDGDITRARKLEGMWWGDGGAYIVASYARDESPVQHDGQVWFYHPARRTLTLKVLLGVNPDPSKDGAFDSPDNITVSPYGGLVIAEDGNGIQHLFGATERGRTYPIARNELNAGTPEKPSYSEFAGVTFSPDGKTLYASIQSPGILLAITGPWRRQRG
- a CDS encoding GntR family transcriptional regulator; translated protein: MGAMQPVRRTLLRDQAYASIRDAIVGGDIPPGSVVRDADLAASLGLSRAPVREAFARLVDEGLLETKPQSHTRVTPLDAAGVRDAAAVVRAMHELAARSAVPRLGPAHLYAMREANRRFAAAVASGDVEEALRADDDLHGVLVAACGNRAAAATIARYTPLIRRLERQRFGEGVACGSAELHERLIDACADGDPEAAAAVTTEIWRVLEELAHP
- a CDS encoding TerD family protein, with amino-acid sequence MTPGSNIPLSAPRVAVDVAAPVRLDVSGLLLTADGKVRSDDDFIFFNQPSGPGVTYQSGGGTTPDKITVDTTAVPAGIEKIVVTASPDAAGQTFQGIEPTATIRNADDGSVLATFTPPQLGGETALVIVEVYLRNGAWKARAVGQGYSNGLAGIATDFGVSVEEPAAPAAPAAAAPAPAAPMAPPSGAPVQGPPPPVADPRLAAPAAPAAPPAPAAPAPGAGKINLDKGRVSLQKNQTVSLVKGGKPFLSQVKMGLGWEPAYGGKDIDLDASVIAYGPQRNHVDSCYFGKLSIVNGAIKHSGDNLTGEGGGDDEVIVVDLGRLPQDVTGLVFTVNSFSGQKFTQVAKAYCRLLDAATGEELVRFDLTNAEAQTGVMMAKLIKQFTGEWEMTAMGDFVKSRTVRGMVKPAAQAL
- a CDS encoding 1-aminocyclopropane-1-carboxylate deaminase; this encodes MPLAPLDSYARYPLLFGPSPVHPLDRLSHHLGGAALWAKREDCNSGIAYGGNKTRKLEYLVADALAQGCDTLVSIGGVQSNHTRQVAAVAARAGLKCVLVQESWVDWPDSVYDKVGNILISRLAGADVRLVRAGFGIGIKESWERAVREVEEAGGRPYAIPAGCSEHPLGGLGFARWAYEVAEQEEELGVFFDTVVVCSVTGSTQAGMVAGFAALAEEGGRPRRVLGIDASADPGRTREQIARITRGTAELIGVQAEVKDADIELDARYHAGTYGLPDEATLDAMRLAARTEGMVTDPVYEGKSMAGMIDLVDRGEIARDATVLYAHLGGQPALNAYSALF
- a CDS encoding CarD family transcriptional regulator produces the protein MTRPPGTRRHLPNSPFNVPPPPAPPIEQFAVGDRVSHDQYGLGRIVGVEGEEAVVIDFAGRQGRFLSPYPKLAKL
- a CDS encoding SDR family NAD(P)-dependent oxidoreductase, producing MNLPATGRRVLISGASRGLGRALAQAFATSGDRVAVHYGSREDEARATLASLKGEGHALVGGDLSDPAGAADVAGRAAGALGGLDVLVNNAAVNLPHPLADTSYEDWAALWQRHVSVNLLATANLSHLAARRMIDQGTGGRIVNIGSRGAFRGEPDHPAYGATKAAVHALGQSLAVSLAPYGIAVASVAPGFFETERVAHRLSGEEGAAIRAQSPFGRAGTAEEIAAAVLWLASPVAEWASGTVLDLNGASHLRT